Proteins encoded together in one Branchiostoma floridae strain S238N-H82 chromosome 18, Bfl_VNyyK, whole genome shotgun sequence window:
- the LOC118406017 gene encoding trans-Golgi network integral membrane protein 2-like, with protein MEEAQRLDYVCDDSNLFLKVSNSDSGPGVDANSNSGPGVFADFNSGPAVVADDPQARRAGKAASPDAQRSTNKSGARKKETFAPCTDGLDAQRSTNKSGARKKVTFEPPTDDRDAQRSTNKSGAWKKETFAPCTDGLDAQRSTNKSGARKKDAQRSTNKSGARKKETFAPSTDNRDAQRSTNKSGARKKETFAPSTDNRDAQRSTNKSGARKKVTFEPPTDGLDAQRSTNKSGARKKETFAPSTDDQDAQRTTNKSGARKKVTFEPPTDDRDAQRSTNKSGARKKVTFEPPTDDRDAQRSTNKSGARKKETFAPSTDNRDAQRSTNKSGARKKVTFEPPTDGLDAQRSTNKSGANKKETFPPPTEGWDAQRSNIKSGARKKVTFAPPTDD; from the exons ATGGAGGAGGCGCAGCGGCTGGACTACGTATGCGATGACAGCAACCTGTTCTTGAAAGTGTCCA ACTCTGACAGTGGCCCTGGTGTCGATGCCAACTCCAACAGCGGCCCGGGCGTCTTTGCCGACTTCAACAGTGGCCCTGCTGTCGTTGCAGACGACCCACAAGCCCGGAGGGCCGGAAAGGCCGCATCACCG GATGCACAGCGTTCAACTAACAAGAGTGGTGCTAGGAAGAAGGAAACCTTCGCACCGTGTACAGACGGCCTGGATGCACAGCGTTCAACTAACAAGAGTGGTGCTAGGAAGAAGGTAACCTTCGAACCACCTACGGACGACCGGGATGCACAGCGTTCAACTAACAAGAGTGGTGCTTGGAAGAAGGAAACCTTCGCACCGTGTACAGACGGCCTGGATGCACAGCGTTCAACTAACAAGAGTGGTGCTAGGAAGAAG GATGCACAGCGTTCAACTAACAAGAGTGGTGCTAGGAAGAAGGAAACCTTCGCACCGTCTACAGACAACCGGGATGCACAGCGTTCAACTAACAAGAGTGGTGCTAGGAAGAAGGAAACCTTCGCACCGTCTACAGACAACCGGGATGCACAGCGTTCAACTAACAAGAGTGGTGCTAGGAAGAAGGTAACCTTCGAACCACCTACAGACGGCCTGGATGCACAGCGTTCAACTAACAAGAGTGGTGCTAGGAAGAAGGAAACCTTCGCACCGTCTACAGACGACCAGGATGCACAGCGTACAACTAACAAGAGTGGTGCTAGGAAGAAGGTAACCTTCGAACCACCTACAGACGACCGGGATGCACAGCGTTCAACTAACAAGAGTGGTGCTAGGAAGAAGGTAACCTTCGAACCACCTACAGACGACCGGGATGCACAGCGTTCAACTAACAAGAGTGGTGCTAGGAAGAAGGAAACCTTCGCACCGTCTACAGACAACCGGGATGCACAGCGTTCAACTAACAAGAGTGGTGCTAGGAAGAAGGTAACCTTCGAACCACCTACAGACGGCCTGGATGCACAGCGTTCAACTAACAAGAGTGGTGCTAATAAGAAGGAAACCTTCCCACCACCTACAGAAGGCTGGGATGCACAGCGTTCAAATATTAAGAGTGGTGCTAGGAAGAAGGTAACCTTCGCACCACCTACTGACGACTAG
- the LOC118406016 gene encoding trans-Golgi network integral membrane protein 2-like, giving the protein MDAQRSTNKSGARKKETFAPPTDGRDTQRSTNKSGARKKETFAPSTDDQDAQRTTNKSGARKKETFAPPTDNRDAQRSTNKSGARKKETFASPTDGRDAQRSTNKSGARKQETFAPSTDDRDGQRSTNKSGARKKVTFAPSTDGLDAQRSTNKSGARKKVTFAPPTDGRDAQRSTNKSGARKKEAFAPSTDG; this is encoded by the coding sequence ATGGATGCACAGCGTTCAACTAACAAGAGTGGTGCTAGGAAGAAGGAAACCTTCGCACCACCTACAGACGGCCGAGATACACAGCGTTCAACTAACAAGAGTGGTGCTAGGAAGAAGGAAACCTTCGCACCGTCTACAGACGACCAGGATGCACAGCGTACAACTAACAAGAGTGGTGCTAGGAAGAAGGAAACCTTCGCACCGCCTACAGACAACCGGGATGCACAGCGCTCAACTAACAAGAGTGGTGCTAGGAAGAAGGAAACCTTCGCGTCACCTACAGACGGCCGGGATGCACAGCGCTCAACTAACAAGAGTGGTGCTAGGAAGCAGGAAACCTTCGCACCGTCTACAGACGACCGTGATGGACAGCGTTCAACTAACAAGAGTGGTGCTAGGAAGAAGGTTACCTTCGCACCGTCTACAGACGGCCTGGATGCACAGCGTTCAACTAACAAGAGTGGTGCTAGGAAGAAGGTAACCTTCGCACCACCTACAGACGGCCGGGATGCACAGCGTTCAACTAACAAGAGTGGTGCTAGGAAGAAGGAGGCATTTGCACCGTCTACAGACGGTTAA
- the LOC118406018 gene encoding cytochrome P450 2J6-like has product MAESALYVEIFRLSLLNCQTFLVLCLAFLLSFLFLRRPRNLPPYPAGWWPVFGHLFSLGRAPHLKFTEWRRQYGDVFTVRFGLNDVVVLNGYTVVKDALVSRSELFASRPPSYVFDIITGVGKEYRGKPFDVEEEIRTTIANVICSMIFGNRFDYGDEKFRELAEAMIVTLVSITSGQLISIFPFLRFVPYVNKACNDAVKYNEKILKFIREEISRHRRDLDRENPRDFLDFCLIEVDRHDKVDNLTEENVMHVVQELLFGGIDTTTNTLRWGLMYMILYPDVQKKVQLEIDAVVGGTLPTLSHRSQLPYTEATVMEVQRLRFVVPLGLPHATTQQVKVAGFDIPAGTQVLMNLHSLHVDPVYWPDPDRFDPGRFLDTDGRVNSKLDSFMPFSGGRRVCPGEQLGKMELFLLFSSLLQHFTFKLPEGAPPLSTEGTLAITLMPHALLLLGDLTKKEVASDDGETGLASGKRVRPERAINAAPLAVYAMAEVDGINPVVYGKLLRTMETINSKMLNLTRTLEEQTKAKGEHGVSDYTLLTKVLDRLCLVLYVISVGVSVSMTLYLGK; this is encoded by the exons ATGGCGGAGAGTGCACTATATGTGGAGATCTTCAGGCTGTCACTTCTGaactgtcagacgtttctgGTGCTCTGTCTTGCCTTTCTTTTGTCGTTCTTGTTTCTAAGACGTCCTAGGAACCTTCCTCCTTACCCTGCAGGATGGTGGCCTGTCTTCGGGCACCTCTTCTCCTTGGGCCGAGCGCCACACCTGAAGTTTACGGAGTGGAGGCGGCAGTACGGGGACGTGTTCACGGTGAGATTTGGGCTAAACGACGTGGTGGTTCTGAACGGCTACACGGTCGTGAAGGACGCACTCGTGAGCAGGTCCGAACTGTTCGCCTCCAGGCCGCCGAGTTACGTATTCGACATTATTACTGGTGTCGGAAAAG AGTACAGGGGAAAGCCATTCGACGTTGAGGAAGAAATACGAACCACAATAGCCAACGTCATTTGTTCCATGATCTTCGGCAACCGTTTTGACTATGGGGATGAGAAGTTTAGAGAACTGGCAGAAGCCATGATCGTCACATTGGTGAGCATTACATCTGGACAGCTGATCAGCATCTTCCCTTTCCTGCGATTTGTTCCATATG TGAACAAGGCTTGTAACGATGCAGTCAAGTACAACGAAAAGATCCTAAAGTTCATCAGGGAAGAGATATCTCGCCATCGCCGTGACCTCGACCGCGAGAATCCACGAGATTTCCTCGATTTCTGCCTGATTGAAGTGGACAGACACGACAAGGTAGACAACCTGACAGAAGAGAATGTGATGCATGTTGTTCAAGAACTTCTCTTTGGTGGAATCGACACCACTACTAACACACTCCGATGGGGGCTCATGTACATGATCCTGTACCCAGATGTCCAGAAAAAG GTTCAACTGGAGATTGACGCAGTTGTTGGAGGCACCCTGCCCACCCTGTCCCATCGCTCCCAGCTGCCTTACACGGAAGCTACAGTGATGGAAGTACAGCGTCTCCGCTTCGTGGTTCCTCTTGGTTTGCCACATGCTACCACACAACAGGTCAAAGTTGCTGGGTTCGACATTCCGGCTGGAACTCAA GTCCTGATGAACCTGCACTCTCTTCACGTGGACCCTGTTTACTGGCCGGATCCGGACCGGTTTGACCCCGGCAGGTTTCTGGACACAGACGGACGCGTCAATAGCAAGCTGGATTCTTTCATGCCGTTCTCAGgag GACGCCGTGTGTGCCCCGGAGAGCAGCTCGGCAAGATGGAGCTGTTTCTGCTGTTCTCCAGCCTGCTGCAGCACTTCACCTTcaagctgccagagggcgccccGCCTTTGTCTACTGAAGGGACATTAGCGATCACACTCATGCCACACGC GTTGCTTCTGCTCGGAGACCTTACAAAGAAGGAGGTGGCGAGTGACGATGGAGAGACTGGCCTGGCCAGCGGGAAGCGAGTCCGTCCTGAGCGAGCCATTAACGCCGCCCCTTTAGCTGTCTACGCCATGGCGGAGGTGGACGGAATAAATCCAGTTGTCTACGGCAAACTGCTCCGCACCATGGAGACGATCAACTCTAAAATGTTGAATCTGACTCGCACCTTGGAGGAGCAGACCAAGGCGAAGGGCGAGCACGGGGTGTCAGATTACACTCTGCTGACCAAGGTCCTGGACAGGCTGTGTCTGGTTCTGTACGTCATCAGTGTGGGCGTGTCCGTGTCAATGACACTCTATCTGGGCAAGTAA
- the LOC118405297 gene encoding cytochrome P450 2U1-like, whose translation MAESALYVEIFRLSLLNCQTFLVLCLAFLLSFLFLRRPRNLPPYPAGWWPVFGHLFSLGRAPHLKFTEWRRQYGDVFTVRFGLNDVVVLNGYTVVKDALVSRSELFASRPPSYVFDIITGVGKGLVTARWGHGYKQKKKFSISVLRTLGMKVGKNSVEDKIKEEAMCMCEKIAEYRGKPFDVEEEIRTTIANVICSMIFGNRFDYGDEKFRELAEAMIVTLVSITSGQLISIFPFLRFVPYVNKACNDAVKYNEKILKFIREEISRHRRDLDRENPRDFLDFCLIEVDRHDKVDNLTEENVMHVVQELLFGGIDTTTNTLRWGLMYMILYPDVQKKVQLEIDAVVGGTLPTLSHRSQLPYTEATVMEVQRLRFVVPLGLPHATTQQVKVAGFDIPAGTQVLMNLHSLHVDPVYWPDPDRFDPGRFLDTDGRVNSKLDSFMPFSGGRRVCPGEQLGKMELFLLFSSLLQHFTFKLPEGAPPLSTEGTLAITLMPHAFELCAIPR comes from the exons ATGGCGGAGAGTGCACTATATGTGGAGATCTTCAGGCTGTCACTTCTGaactgtcagacgtttctgGTGCTCTGTCTTGCCTTTCTTTTGTCGTTCTTGTTTCTAAGACGTCCTAGGAACCTTCCTCCTTACCCTGCAGGATGGTGGCCTGTCTTCGGGCACCTCTTCTCCTTGGGCCGAGCGCCACACCTGAAGTTTACGGAGTGGAGGCGGCAGTACGGGGACGTGTTCACGGTGAGATTTGGGCTAAACGACGTGGTGGTTCTGAACGGCTACACGGTCGTGAAGGACGCACTCGTGAGCAGGTCCGAACTGTTCGCCTCCAGGCCGCCGAGTTACGTATTCGACATTATTACTGGTGTCGGAAAAG GTCTTGTGACTGCAAGATGGGGACATGGTtacaaacagaaaaagaaattctCCATAAGTGTCTTGAGAACCCTGGGAATGAAAGTCGGAAAGAATAGCGTTGAAGACAAGATTAAAGAAGAAgcaatgtgtatgtgtgaaaag ATTGCAGAGTACAGGGGAAAGCCATTCGACGTTGAGGAAGAAATACGAACCACAATAGCCAACGTCATTTGTTCCATGATCTTCGGCAACCGTTTTGACTATGGGGATGAGAAGTTTAGAGAACTGGCAGAAGCCATGATCGTCACATTGGTGAGCATTACATCTGGACAGCTGATCAGCATCTTCCCTTTCCTGCGATTTGTTCCATATG TGAACAAGGCTTGTAACGATGCAGTCAAGTACAACGAAAAGATCCTAAAGTTCATCAGGGAAGAGATATCTCGCCATCGCCGTGACCTCGACCGCGAGAATCCACGAGATTTCCTCGATTTCTGCCTGATTGAAGTGGACAGACACGACAAGGTAGACAACCTGACAGAAGAGAATGTGATGCATGTTGTTCAAGAACTTCTCTTTGGTGGAATCGACACCACTACTAACACACTCCGATGGGGGCTCATGTACATGATCCTGTACCCAGATGTCCAGAAAAAG GTTCAACTGGAGATTGACGCAGTTGTTGGAGGCACCCTGCCCACCCTGTCCCATCGCTCCCAGCTGCCTTACACGGAAGCTACAGTGATGGAAGTACAGCGTCTCCGCTTCGTGGTTCCTCTTGGTTTGCCACATGCTACCACACAACAGGTCAAAGTTGCTGGGTTCGACATTCCGGCTGGAACTCAA GTCCTGATGAACCTGCACTCTCTTCACGTGGACCCTGTTTACTGGCCGGATCCGGACCGGTTTGACCCCGGCAGGTTTCTGGACACAGACGGACGCGTCAATAGCAAGCTGGATTCTTTCATGCCGTTCTCAGgag GACGCCGTGTGTGCCCCGGAGAGCAGCTCGGCAAGATGGAGCTGTTTCTGCTGTTCTCCAGCCTGCTGCAGCACTTCACCTTcaagctgccagagggcgccccGCCTTTGTCTACTGAAGGGACATTAGCGATCACACTCATGCCACACGCGTTTGAACTTTGTGCTATTCCTCGATAA